CACCGCCGCCATTGCCGCCCAGCTCGGCCTTGGCGCTGGCGATGCCTGCTTCTTCGTCGCCGGTGATCCGGCCAAGTTCTATAAGTTCGCTGGCGAAGCCCGCACCCGTGCAGGTGAAGAGCTGAACCTTATTGACCGCGACCGGTTTGAAATGTGCTGGATTGTGGACTTCCCGTTCTACGAATGGAGCGAGGAAGAAAAGAAGATCGACTTCGCCCACAACCCGTTCTCCATGCCGCAGGGCGGGTTGGAAGCCTTCGACAGCCAAGACCCGCTGACACTCAAGGCTTACCAATATGACGCCGTCTGCAACGGCTTTGAAATCGCTTCCGGCTCGATCCGTAACCAGTCGCCAGAACTGATGGTCAAGGCGTTCGAGAAGGTTGGTCTCAGCCAGACGGACGTGGAAGAACGCTTCGGCGGCCTCTACCGCGCCTTCCAATACGGCGCACCGCCGCATGGCGGCTGCGCATTCGGTATCGACCGCGTGGTCATGCTGCTGGTGGGCGCCAAGAACCTGCGCGAAATCTCGCTGTTCCCGATGAACCAGCAGGCGCAGGATCTGTTGATGGGGGCACCGGCTCCGGCAACCCCAACCCAGCTGCGCGAATTGGCGCTGCGGGTGGTGCCAACGCCGAAGAAAGACTGAACCGATGTGGTCCCGGTTTGCGAGCCATATCCGGGATGCCTTCAGCCACGCGACCGCCGCAGCTTTAGCTGCGGCGGTCGCTTTTTATGGTGCCCACTGGCTGTTCGGCCACCAGCAGCCGATTTTTGCCGCCATAGCCGCGATCATCTGTCTGGCTCCGGGCATTCCCAATCACCTGCGCCAAGGCATCAATGTTGTCATTGGCGTGACCATCGGCATCGCGGTCGGCGAGCTGATCTTTCTCCTGCCGATAAGTGTGCTCGGCGTGCAGATTTCGCTCGCCATATTCGCCGCGATGTTTCTGGGCGCGCTGGCCAATCTGGCACCCGTCACGCCTATCCAGGCTGGCGCCTCAGCACTTCTGGTCATCCTGCTTGGCCCTGCGACCGGTGGGCTGGTGCGCTTTCTCGATGTCATCATCGGCGTCTCCACCGGACTTGTCTTCGCGCTCATCCTGTTTCGCAATGCGACGACACTGCATGACACGGCTATCACGCCCAGCAACGATGCAGGGCAGGGGCCGCAGGAAAAATAGCGCAATCTTCAATAACGCATTCCACAAAAAAAGCCGCCAGTCTGGCGGCTTTTATCGTCTATGTTCGAGTTCGATGACCCTTAGTCGTTAGACGTTACCTTTGCGCCCAGAACCTTGGGCAGCGTTTCCGGTGCGCCCATGGCCGCGCCGACGATCATCGGGAAGGGGACCGGGTTTTGCGGTTCCGCGGAGATCGTCAGGCTCTTCGGATTGTCGATATAGGCATTGACGGCTGACGTGACGACATTCTGGAAATCGCCAAGCTTGGCCTGGGCCAGCATCAAAGGCATCATGGCCTTGACCATCTGGCCCATATCCTTGCCCGAGACGCCCTGTTGGCTGCCGCTATAGGCCAGTGCCCGTTCGGTAATGCCGGCATCGTCGAAGCGGATATCGGCGCCCAGGAAGGACATTTGCTGCATCAGGCCGAGAATGGCGATGCCGGAGGCCTGCTGCGCCTGCGGGTCCTTGGCATTGGTTTCCATGGCCCGGGCGGTTTCCTGAAGTTGCTTGACCAGGTCCAGCGTATAACCGGACAGGCCAAGCGCCACCGTCAGCTTACCAACATTCTTGAAATCAAGCGTGTAGTTTTGAACGTCAATCGTTCCCGATTGCAGTTCCCAGCTGCCTTTCATGGTCATGCCGCCATCCAGCATGCTGATTCCGAGCTTTTCGATTGCATCGCGGCTCTTTGGATCATCGACGGTGGACAGATCGAGCTTGAAGCCTTTGACAGTCCCTTCGAAAGCGAGGCTGGCGCCATCGTCCTCGATTGCCGTTGTCGCTTCGGCCTCGGCCATGGACAACACTTCCTTGCCATCCGCCTTGACGCTGATCGGGCCGCTATGGGCCTTTTCGTAAAA
The Allorhizobium ampelinum S4 genome window above contains:
- a CDS encoding FUSC family protein — encoded protein: MWSRFASHIRDAFSHATAAALAAAVAFYGAHWLFGHQQPIFAAIAAIICLAPGIPNHLRQGINVVIGVTIGIAVGELIFLLPISVLGVQISLAIFAAMFLGALANLAPVTPIQAGASALLVILLGPATGGLVRFLDVIIGVSTGLVFALILFRNATTLHDTAITPSNDAGQGPQEK